The Miltoncostaea oceani genome includes a region encoding these proteins:
- a CDS encoding glucosyl-3-phosphoglycerate synthase, giving the protein MEREEWLRRRTYRGADYDPERLARDARAQGLAVSVVLPALDVADTVGAIVTSVRERLVEEVPLVAEILVVDSRSTDGTRAAAEAAGARVVDDRDVLPRLAPGRGKGEAMWKSLAAVRGDLVVWLDSDVVDFDPAFVTGLLGPLVDDPDVGYVKAVYDRHLGGASDGGGRVTEICARPLINLFYPELAGFAQPLSGEAAGRRALLSSVPFFTGYAVEIGLLIDLLRAAGLGALAQVDLGERRHHNQPTAALGAMASTISQAVLRRVAEEGRAPAGLAGEGLYARPARGADDALTLTVLDTRPGERAPMSDVLQASAV; this is encoded by the coding sequence GTGGAACGCGAGGAATGGCTGCGGCGGCGCACCTACCGGGGTGCCGACTACGACCCCGAGCGCCTCGCCCGGGACGCCCGCGCGCAGGGCCTGGCCGTGTCGGTCGTGCTGCCGGCCCTCGACGTGGCCGACACCGTCGGCGCGATCGTGACCTCCGTGCGCGAGCGGCTCGTCGAGGAGGTCCCCCTCGTCGCGGAGATCCTGGTGGTCGACAGCCGCAGCACCGACGGCACCCGCGCCGCCGCGGAGGCGGCGGGCGCGCGGGTGGTCGACGACCGCGACGTGCTGCCGCGCCTCGCCCCCGGGCGCGGCAAGGGCGAGGCGATGTGGAAGAGTCTCGCCGCGGTCCGCGGCGACCTCGTCGTGTGGCTCGACTCGGACGTCGTCGACTTCGACCCGGCCTTCGTCACCGGCCTGCTCGGACCGCTCGTGGACGACCCGGACGTCGGCTACGTGAAGGCCGTCTACGACCGCCACCTCGGCGGCGCGAGCGACGGCGGCGGACGCGTCACGGAGATCTGCGCGCGGCCGCTGATCAACCTCTTCTACCCCGAGCTCGCGGGGTTCGCCCAGCCGCTCTCGGGCGAGGCGGCGGGGCGGCGGGCGCTGCTGTCGTCGGTGCCGTTCTTCACCGGCTACGCCGTGGAGATCGGGTTGCTGATCGACCTCCTCCGCGCGGCGGGCCTCGGCGCGCTGGCGCAGGTGGACCTGGGTGAGCGGCGCCACCACAACCAGCCGACGGCGGCGCTCGGCGCGATGGCCTCCACGATCTCGCAGGCGGTGCTGCGCCGCGTCGCCGAGGAGGGCCGCGCGCCCGCCGGCCTCGCGGGGGAGGGCCTCTACGCCCGCCCGGCGCGGGGCGCGGACGACGCCCTCACGCTGACGGTGCTCGACACGCGGCCCGGCGAGCGGGCACCCATGAGCGACGTCCTGCAGGCGAGCGCGGTCTGA
- a CDS encoding HAD hydrolase family protein: MPVVLVSGRSRRRLEAVAQTLGAVGVLPEMGATDAGYPVLPGETVHDAIARTGVPDALLAAEPGLARHPLATWGREGSHVFLGRVGDAAAGLVHDRSDGTLRLADNGHTGPGDAHIFHLLPAAASKAAAVARDVAARGADPARCLAVGDSGQDLDMGSVLGSVAIVANGAAADAGVAARAPWVTRGSYGAGVLEAVEEWLRGPPAG, encoded by the coding sequence GTGCCGGTGGTGCTCGTCAGCGGCCGCAGCCGGCGGCGGCTGGAGGCGGTCGCGCAGACGCTCGGAGCCGTGGGGGTGCTGCCGGAGATGGGCGCGACGGACGCCGGCTACCCCGTCCTCCCCGGCGAGACGGTCCACGACGCGATCGCCCGCACCGGGGTCCCCGACGCCCTCCTCGCGGCGGAGCCCGGGCTCGCCCGGCACCCCCTGGCGACGTGGGGGCGCGAGGGCAGCCACGTCTTCCTCGGGCGCGTCGGCGACGCGGCGGCGGGGCTCGTGCACGACCGCAGCGACGGCACGCTGCGCCTGGCCGACAACGGCCACACGGGACCGGGCGACGCCCACATCTTCCACCTGCTGCCGGCGGCGGCGAGCAAGGCCGCGGCGGTCGCGCGGGACGTCGCGGCCCGGGGCGCCGACCCCGCCCGCTGCCTCGCGGTCGGCGACAGCGGGCAGGACCTCGACATGGGGTCGGTGCTCGGCAGCGTCGCGATCGTGGCGAACGGTGCGGCCGCCGACGCGGGTGTCGCGGCACGCGCCCCGTGGGTGACGCGCGGCTCCTACGGCGCGGGCGTGCTCGAGGCCGTCGAGGAGTGGCTCAGGGGGCCGCCGGCGGGGTGA
- a CDS encoding glycerate kinase family protein, translating into MSVWVVAPAPFKGALPAAAAARAIGAGIRLADAGAEIRPVPVADGGEGTLDALVAAAGGRRRDVTAADPLGRPVTAAVGELPGQVAVVELALASGYERLADHERDPERTTTRGTGELIRAALDLGARRIIVGLGGSATTDGGLGLAAALGVRALDADGRVLEGRGADMSRVASLDLRGRDPRLDDAVVQVACDVANPFHGPDGAAHVYGPQKGATPDAVARLDAGLASLAGVIRAATGIDLQAVAGAGAAGGAAGGLLALIGAELTPGAPLVLDAVGLARHLEGATCCVTGEGRLDATSLAGKAPAAVAAACATAGVPCVALCGEVGLGPGAVRRAGFTAALAIGRGIRTRDEALAATEVDLASTAAAVAAIHGARAD; encoded by the coding sequence GTGAGCGTCTGGGTCGTCGCGCCCGCCCCGTTCAAGGGGGCCCTGCCCGCCGCGGCGGCGGCGCGGGCGATCGGCGCGGGGATCCGCCTCGCCGACGCGGGGGCGGAGATCCGCCCGGTGCCGGTCGCCGACGGCGGCGAGGGCACCCTCGACGCGCTCGTCGCCGCGGCCGGCGGGCGCCGCCGCGACGTGACCGCCGCCGACCCCCTCGGGCGTCCCGTCACCGCCGCGGTCGGCGAGCTGCCGGGCCAGGTCGCGGTGGTCGAGCTGGCCCTGGCGTCCGGCTACGAGCGCCTCGCCGACCACGAGCGCGACCCCGAGCGCACCACCACCCGCGGCACCGGCGAGCTGATCCGCGCCGCCCTCGACCTCGGCGCCCGCCGGATCATCGTCGGCCTCGGGGGGAGCGCCACCACCGACGGCGGGCTCGGCCTCGCGGCGGCCCTCGGGGTGCGGGCCCTCGACGCCGACGGCCGGGTGCTGGAGGGGCGCGGCGCCGACATGTCCCGCGTCGCGTCCCTCGACCTCCGCGGCCGCGACCCCCGCCTCGACGACGCCGTCGTGCAGGTGGCGTGCGACGTCGCGAACCCCTTCCACGGCCCCGACGGCGCCGCCCACGTCTACGGTCCCCAGAAGGGGGCGACACCCGACGCCGTCGCCCGCCTCGACGCCGGGCTCGCGTCGCTGGCGGGGGTGATCCGGGCGGCGACCGGCATCGACCTGCAGGCCGTGGCCGGCGCGGGCGCCGCCGGCGGGGCGGCCGGCGGCCTGCTCGCCCTCATCGGGGCGGAGCTCACCCCCGGGGCGCCGCTCGTCCTCGACGCCGTCGGCCTCGCGCGGCACCTGGAGGGCGCGACGTGCTGCGTCACCGGGGAGGGGCGCCTCGACGCGACGAGCCTCGCCGGTAAGGCCCCCGCCGCGGTGGCCGCCGCCTGCGCCACCGCCGGCGTCCCGTGCGTCGCCCTCTGCGGGGAGGTCGGCCTCGGCCCCGGCGCGGTCCGCCGCGCCGGCTTCACCGCGGCGCTCGCGATCGGCCGCGGCATCCGCACCCGCGACGAGGCCCTCGCCGCCACCGAGGTCGACCTCGCGTCCACGGCCGCCGCCGTCGCGGCGATCCACGGGGCGCGGGCCGACTAG
- a CDS encoding SDR family NAD(P)-dependent oxidoreductase, protein MSDPRTVLVTGAGRGIGRAAVELFDDAGWRAVAGVRDLDAGRAAYRDRPGVHVVRLDVTDAATVTAAVAEAESLAGGALDALVSNAGYAVLGAVEDVDLDEVRAMFETNFLGAAAVVQAVLPAMRERGDGAIVFTSSIGARLSNPLVGMYHASKYALLAMAEALAVECRPFGIRVSSIEPGMVDTDFPRATRPTGSLARGEGPYLPLLGDLRRGFAAWRERSPTPAADVARAIVATASDGDAPFRVTVGDDAEGLAATRAATSDDHLWHDEIVGFLQLDWPRRAPAPPPPAPEE, encoded by the coding sequence GTGAGCGACCCGCGGACCGTCCTCGTCACCGGCGCCGGCCGCGGCATCGGCCGTGCCGCCGTCGAGCTCTTCGACGACGCCGGCTGGCGGGCCGTCGCGGGGGTGCGCGACCTCGACGCCGGACGCGCGGCCTACCGCGACCGCCCCGGCGTCCACGTGGTGCGGCTCGACGTCACCGACGCCGCGACCGTGACGGCGGCCGTCGCCGAGGCGGAGTCCCTCGCCGGCGGCGCCCTCGACGCCCTCGTCAGCAACGCCGGCTACGCGGTGCTGGGAGCGGTCGAGGACGTCGACCTCGACGAGGTCCGCGCGATGTTCGAGACCAACTTCCTCGGCGCGGCGGCGGTGGTGCAGGCCGTCCTCCCCGCGATGCGGGAGCGCGGCGACGGCGCGATCGTCTTCACGTCGTCGATCGGCGCGCGCCTCTCCAACCCCCTCGTCGGGATGTACCACGCCTCCAAGTACGCGCTCCTCGCGATGGCCGAGGCCCTCGCGGTGGAGTGCCGCCCCTTCGGGATCCGCGTCAGCTCGATCGAGCCGGGCATGGTCGACACCGACTTCCCCCGCGCCACCCGCCCGACCGGCTCCCTCGCGCGGGGGGAGGGCCCGTACCTGCCCCTGCTCGGCGACCTCCGCCGCGGCTTCGCGGCGTGGCGGGAGCGCTCCCCGACACCCGCCGCCGACGTCGCGCGGGCCATCGTCGCGACCGCCTCCGACGGCGACGCGCCCTTCCGCGTCACGGTCGGCGACGACGCGGAGGGCCTCGCCGCGACCCGCGCCGCGACGAGCGACGACCACCTCTGGCACGACGAGATCGTCGGGTTCCTGCAGCTCGACTGGCCGCGCCGCGCCCCGGCGCCGCCGCCGCCCGCGCCCGAGGAGTGA
- a CDS encoding HAMP domain-containing sensor histidine kinase: protein MTRRRGFGLQGWLVGALLAVGMAASLAVLLVVLPTLESNVRDDRAKLERDQLQRELLAAAADTRLPVLRPEAGLAGLAERIRNETGAEVSVTYQASELDSRYVESVPDEPKLLPRVDLNGGPPTVRGPGAPAVAVVVPFSPETGGSGLIVAARGISGLSPELAAVRQRVILAMIVVLGLAALAGIAIARVLGGRIQRLATTAATLAGGDLSARYPRGRIAPEEIVTLGESLNGMAGRLQSLVAEITSERDRDRAMIGSLAEGVLAVGPDGTVTVANDAAGRLLGLPEGAESARLDALPPAIGDAVLAARRPGAAATERRLVVLPDGVELELHVARLADGDDAGTVITLRDVTEERRLERARRDLVANVSHELKTPIAALKGFLELLEDGGVDERHRREFLVAMSQETGRLERLVEEQLQLARLDSGALPLDREVISLDDLAEVVVAPRVPLAAREGVTLAVERTTAGPVVVEVDPARVEQILLILLDNAERHTPAGGRVDVVVGRDGQDATLAVRDTGEGIPPDDQPFVFDRFYRGDPSREGRSAGLGLAIARGLASAHRGSITLDSVVGTGSTFTLRLPLRDAGAITEESPIPDLSHLGPAAPPGG, encoded by the coding sequence GTGACCCGCCGCCGCGGCTTCGGCCTGCAGGGGTGGCTGGTCGGCGCCCTGCTCGCCGTGGGCATGGCGGCCAGCCTCGCGGTGCTGCTCGTCGTGCTCCCCACGCTCGAGTCGAACGTCCGCGACGACCGGGCGAAGCTCGAACGCGACCAGCTCCAGCGGGAGCTGCTCGCGGCCGCCGCGGACACGCGCCTGCCGGTCCTGAGGCCCGAGGCCGGCCTGGCGGGTCTCGCGGAGCGCATACGGAACGAGACCGGGGCGGAGGTGAGCGTCACCTACCAGGCCTCGGAGCTCGACTCGCGGTACGTGGAGTCGGTCCCCGACGAGCCGAAGCTCCTGCCCCGTGTCGACCTCAACGGGGGTCCGCCGACCGTCCGGGGGCCCGGCGCGCCGGCCGTCGCCGTCGTCGTCCCGTTCTCCCCCGAGACCGGCGGGAGCGGCCTGATCGTCGCGGCGCGCGGCATCAGCGGCCTCTCCCCCGAGCTGGCCGCGGTCCGCCAGCGGGTGATCCTCGCGATGATCGTGGTCCTCGGCCTCGCGGCCCTCGCGGGCATCGCGATCGCGCGGGTCCTCGGCGGTCGCATCCAGCGCCTCGCGACGACGGCCGCGACCCTCGCCGGGGGTGACCTCTCGGCCCGCTACCCCCGCGGGCGCATCGCCCCCGAGGAGATCGTGACCCTCGGGGAGAGCCTCAACGGCATGGCGGGGCGCCTCCAGTCCCTGGTCGCCGAGATCACCAGCGAACGCGACCGCGACCGGGCCATGATCGGCTCCCTCGCCGAGGGGGTCCTCGCCGTCGGACCGGACGGCACGGTGACCGTCGCCAACGACGCCGCCGGACGGCTGCTGGGGCTGCCGGAGGGGGCCGAGTCCGCCCGCCTCGACGCCCTGCCCCCGGCGATCGGCGACGCCGTCCTCGCCGCCCGGCGTCCCGGGGCCGCCGCCACCGAGCGGCGCCTCGTGGTGCTGCCCGACGGCGTCGAGCTGGAGCTGCACGTCGCCCGCCTCGCCGACGGGGACGACGCCGGCACCGTGATCACCCTCCGCGACGTCACCGAGGAGCGCCGCCTGGAGCGCGCCCGGCGCGACCTCGTCGCCAACGTGTCCCACGAGCTGAAGACGCCGATCGCCGCGCTCAAGGGGTTCCTGGAGCTCCTCGAGGACGGGGGCGTCGACGAGCGGCACCGGCGGGAGTTCCTCGTCGCCATGAGCCAGGAGACCGGTCGCCTCGAGCGGCTCGTCGAGGAGCAGCTGCAGCTCGCCCGCCTCGACTCCGGCGCCCTCCCGCTCGACCGGGAGGTGATCTCCCTCGACGACCTCGCCGAGGTCGTCGTCGCCCCCCGCGTCCCCCTCGCCGCCCGCGAGGGCGTCACGCTCGCGGTGGAGCGGACGACGGCCGGGCCGGTCGTCGTCGAGGTCGACCCCGCCCGGGTCGAGCAGATCCTGCTGATCCTGCTCGACAACGCCGAGCGGCACACCCCCGCGGGCGGGCGGGTGGACGTCGTCGTCGGCCGCGACGGGCAGGACGCCACCCTCGCGGTCCGCGACACCGGCGAGGGCATCCCCCCCGACGACCAGCCCTTCGTCTTCGACCGCTTCTACCGCGGCGACCCCTCCCGCGAGGGGCGCAGCGCCGGGCTCGGCCTCGCGATCGCCCGTGGCCTGGCGTCGGCGCACCGGGGGTCGATCACCCTCGACTCCGTCGTGGGGACCGGGAGCACCTTCACGCTGCGGCTGCCGTTGCGCGACGCCGGCGCGATCACCGAGGAGTCGCCGATCCCCGACCTCTCGCACCTCGGCCCGGCCGCCCCGCCCGGCGGGTAG
- a CDS encoding response regulator transcription factor, with protein sequence MADRILVVEDEQSIRTIVEYALREAGFQVLTAARGDEALDVVEREPVDLVVLDIMLPGLDGLEVCKRIRAERTIPIIMLSARGEELDKVLGLELGADDYVTKPFSPRELVSRVKANLRRARLEPDRSAPLRAGDLEIDSVSRTVTRDDREIPLTYSEFEILHKLAGSPRRVFTREELMNHLWKGDFFGDLRSVDVHVRHLRQKVEHDPSAPQLIRTVRGVGYAFGGDGPQG encoded by the coding sequence ATGGCCGACCGCATCCTGGTGGTCGAGGACGAGCAGTCCATCCGCACGATCGTCGAGTACGCCCTGCGCGAGGCGGGGTTCCAGGTGCTCACCGCCGCCCGTGGCGACGAGGCCCTCGACGTGGTCGAGCGCGAGCCCGTGGACCTCGTGGTCCTGGACATCATGCTGCCGGGCCTCGACGGGCTCGAGGTCTGCAAGCGGATCCGCGCGGAGCGGACGATCCCGATCATCATGCTGTCCGCCCGCGGGGAGGAGCTCGACAAGGTCCTCGGCCTGGAGCTCGGCGCCGACGACTACGTCACGAAGCCGTTCTCGCCCCGCGAGCTGGTGTCGCGCGTCAAGGCGAACCTGCGCCGCGCGCGCCTCGAGCCGGACCGCTCGGCGCCCCTCCGGGCGGGCGATCTCGAGATCGACTCGGTGTCGCGGACGGTGACGCGCGACGACCGGGAGATCCCGCTCACGTACTCCGAGTTCGAGATCCTCCACAAGCTGGCGGGCTCCCCCCGGCGGGTCTTCACCCGCGAGGAGCTGATGAACCACCTGTGGAAGGGCGACTTCTTCGGGGACCTGCGCAGCGTCGACGTGCACGTCCGCCACCTGCGCCAGAAGGTCGAGCACGACCCGTCGGCCCCGCAGCTCATCCGCACGGTCCGCGGGGTGGGGTACGCGTTCGGCGGGGACGGCCCGCAGGGGTGA
- a CDS encoding S1C family serine protease: MPPYGPRTNPFGAPPPRRRPPRWLTGALVPAVIGGVVALGGAAVTGNLGGDTVVERTVDPTPLPASTTSAGAAAAAAEGDGAAGAPLPAVQTVVAQASPAVVKVTTGEATSGGRLGSGFLVDRRGRVLTNAHVVDDARTATVLFEDGTESEAEVLGSDESTDLAVLQVADVPAGTRPLPLGRSAGLVVGDPVIAIGNPFGLDRTATTGIISALKRSITAPNGFEIQNVVQTDAAINQGNSGGPLLDGRGRVLGINSQIATESGGSDGIGFAVPIDTIRPVADAIIATGEPRHAWLGVTGRQITPAVARGLGDPDVRGVAVVGVDERGPAGDAGLRAATTAPDAEVPRGGDLIVAVDGRPVEDMADVSLAVSSRAVGDRVTLTVQRDGATRRLDIVLADRPDDVGVVPTAP; this comes from the coding sequence GTGCCGCCGTACGGACCCCGGACCAACCCCTTCGGCGCGCCCCCGCCGCGCCGTCGCCCGCCGCGCTGGCTGACCGGCGCGCTCGTGCCCGCCGTGATCGGCGGGGTCGTCGCGCTCGGCGGCGCCGCGGTGACCGGCAACCTCGGCGGCGACACCGTCGTCGAGCGCACCGTCGACCCGACCCCCCTCCCCGCTTCGACGACGAGCGCCGGGGCCGCCGCGGCCGCGGCCGAGGGCGACGGCGCGGCGGGCGCGCCCCTCCCGGCCGTGCAGACCGTCGTCGCGCAGGCGTCGCCCGCCGTGGTGAAGGTCACCACCGGGGAGGCCACCAGCGGGGGGCGCCTCGGCTCCGGGTTCCTCGTGGACCGGCGCGGGCGGGTGCTCACCAACGCCCACGTCGTCGACGACGCGCGGACCGCGACGGTGCTGTTCGAGGACGGCACCGAGAGCGAGGCGGAGGTGCTCGGCAGCGACGAGAGCACCGACCTCGCCGTCCTCCAGGTCGCGGACGTCCCCGCGGGGACCCGCCCCCTCCCGCTCGGCCGCAGCGCCGGCCTCGTGGTCGGCGACCCGGTGATCGCGATCGGCAACCCCTTCGGGCTCGACCGCACCGCGACGACGGGGATCATCTCGGCGCTGAAGCGCAGCATCACCGCACCCAACGGCTTCGAGATCCAGAACGTCGTCCAGACCGACGCGGCGATCAACCAGGGCAACTCGGGGGGGCCGCTGCTCGACGGCCGCGGCCGGGTGCTCGGCATCAACTCCCAGATCGCGACGGAGAGCGGCGGCAGCGACGGGATCGGGTTCGCCGTCCCGATCGACACGATCCGGCCCGTCGCCGACGCGATCATCGCGACCGGCGAGCCGCGGCACGCGTGGCTCGGGGTCACCGGCCGCCAGATCACCCCCGCCGTGGCGCGCGGCCTCGGCGACCCCGACGTGCGTGGCGTGGCCGTCGTCGGCGTCGACGAGCGGGGGCCCGCCGGGGACGCCGGCCTGCGGGCCGCGACCACGGCCCCCGACGCCGAGGTGCCGCGGGGCGGCGACCTGATCGTCGCGGTCGACGGGCGCCCGGTGGAGGACATGGCCGACGTCAGCCTCGCCGTCTCCTCGCGGGCCGTCGGCGACCGCGTCACCCTGACGGTGCAGCGCGACGGGGCGACCCGCCGGCTGGACATCGTGCTCGCCGACCGGCCCGACGACGTGGGGGTCGTGCCCACCGCCCCCTGA
- a CDS encoding DUF11 domain-containing protein yields the protein MSRPLIQRARLAATLVFVAVCALSVVPLAAAEQASSPTRSSQGGFLDVGDEHTCAVVGDRSVRCWGRGLAGRLGYGGEQNILSAAAAPPVDLGPGRTVRAIAAGDFHTCAIVDDGSVRCWGFGANGRLGYGGTGDVRSPATAPAVDIGPGRTARAITVGASHTCVIRDDGAVVCWGNGVSGRLGYGNQASIGDNESPASAGVVDLGPGRTAVAISAGDFHTCAIRDDGSLLCWGFGSGGQLGKGGTSDIGDDETPGAAGPVNLNGRRARAVAGGKGHTCVVLDDGSARCWGFGADGRLGYGNAANILDAAAAPPIDLGPGRSAIAIAAGEAHTCAILDTEAVRCWGFGGNGRLGYGTTDSIGDQVGETPGTVGPVALGPGRVARALSVGYSHTCAALDDGTLRCWGFGGSGRLGYGGEASVGDSPARSVAVTGPVPVGGVVPPLVADLSLTLGASAGEVPVGGAATVGVTVANGGVDTAQGIVVALPAPAGVAQGGASATQGAFAGGNWQVGSLAPGATATLQVPVSVGASGTYTVASEVVASSLYDPDSTPGNGIPGEDDFGALALIVPTVQSAPAPLRALPRSLIVKAVRWPKRGLAKRITVSGRLVLPRLRPAARCGGKVQVRAKAGRRTVAVRTVALRKRKGACTYTTIIRPKRAKAATRLVVSARFLGTTQLRPRASKNVRVRNR from the coding sequence ATGAGTCGCCCACTCATCCAAAGGGCGCGGCTGGCGGCGACCCTCGTGTTCGTGGCGGTCTGCGCCCTGTCCGTCGTTCCCCTCGCCGCCGCCGAGCAGGCGTCCTCGCCGACCCGCTCGAGCCAGGGTGGATTCCTCGACGTCGGCGACGAGCACACCTGCGCGGTGGTGGGCGACCGCTCCGTCCGCTGCTGGGGCCGCGGCCTCGCCGGGCGGCTCGGCTACGGCGGCGAGCAGAACATCCTGAGCGCCGCGGCGGCCCCCCCGGTCGACCTCGGCCCGGGCCGCACCGTGCGGGCCATCGCCGCCGGCGACTTCCACACCTGCGCGATCGTCGACGACGGCAGCGTGCGCTGCTGGGGCTTCGGCGCCAACGGGCGCCTCGGGTACGGCGGGACCGGCGACGTCCGCTCCCCCGCGACGGCCCCGGCCGTCGACATCGGGCCGGGCCGCACCGCCCGCGCCATCACCGTCGGCGCGTCCCACACCTGCGTGATCCGCGACGACGGGGCGGTCGTCTGCTGGGGCAACGGGGTCTCCGGACGCCTCGGCTACGGCAACCAGGCGTCGATCGGCGACAACGAGAGCCCCGCGAGCGCCGGGGTCGTCGACCTCGGACCCGGGCGCACGGCCGTCGCGATCTCGGCGGGCGACTTCCACACGTGCGCCATCCGCGACGACGGCAGCCTCCTCTGCTGGGGCTTCGGCTCCGGCGGCCAGCTCGGCAAGGGCGGCACGTCGGACATCGGCGACGACGAGACCCCCGGCGCCGCCGGACCCGTCAACCTCAACGGCCGCCGCGCGCGCGCCGTCGCCGGCGGCAAGGGCCACACCTGCGTCGTCCTCGACGACGGCTCGGCCCGCTGCTGGGGCTTCGGCGCCGACGGCCGCCTCGGGTACGGGAACGCCGCGAACATCCTGGACGCGGCCGCCGCGCCGCCCATCGACCTCGGCCCCGGCCGCTCGGCGATCGCCATCGCCGCGGGCGAGGCGCACACCTGCGCGATCCTCGACACGGAGGCCGTCCGCTGCTGGGGCTTCGGCGGCAACGGCCGCCTCGGCTACGGCACCACCGACTCGATCGGCGACCAGGTCGGCGAGACGCCCGGCACCGTCGGGCCGGTCGCCCTCGGTCCCGGTCGTGTCGCGCGTGCCCTGAGCGTCGGCTACTCCCACACCTGCGCCGCCCTCGACGACGGCACCCTCCGCTGCTGGGGCTTCGGCGGGAGCGGCCGCCTCGGCTACGGCGGCGAGGCCAGCGTCGGCGACAGCCCGGCGCGCTCGGTCGCCGTCACCGGCCCCGTGCCCGTCGGCGGCGTCGTCCCCCCGCTGGTGGCCGACCTGTCCCTCACCCTCGGCGCCAGCGCCGGGGAGGTCCCCGTCGGCGGCGCGGCGACGGTCGGCGTGACCGTCGCGAACGGTGGCGTCGACACCGCCCAGGGGATCGTGGTGGCGCTGCCCGCCCCGGCGGGCGTCGCCCAGGGCGGGGCGTCCGCCACCCAGGGCGCGTTCGCGGGCGGCAACTGGCAGGTCGGGTCGCTCGCGCCGGGCGCGACGGCGACCCTGCAGGTGCCGGTCTCGGTGGGCGCCAGCGGCACGTACACCGTCGCCTCCGAGGTCGTCGCCTCCAGCCTCTACGACCCCGACTCCACGCCCGGCAACGGGATCCCCGGCGAGGACGACTTCGGCGCCCTCGCGCTGATCGTCCCCACCGTCCAGTCGGCCCCGGCCCCGCTGCGGGCGCTGCCGCGGTCACTCATCGTGAAGGCCGTCCGCTGGCCGAAGCGCGGCCTCGCGAAGCGCATCACGGTGAGCGGCCGCCTGGTGCTGCCGCGGCTGCGGCCCGCCGCCCGCTGCGGCGGGAAGGTGCAGGTCCGCGCGAAGGCCGGCCGCCGGACGGTGGCGGTCCGCACCGTCGCCCTCCGGAAGCGCAAGGGCGCCTGCACCTACACGACGATCATCCGCCCGAAGCGGGCGAAGGCCGCCACCAGGCTCGTGGTGAGCGCCCGGTTCCTCGGCACCACCCAGCTCCGCCCCCGCGCCTCCAAGAACGTGAGGGTCCGGAACCGCTGA
- a CDS encoding GNAT family N-acetyltransferase, with translation MALRAGLYSESVTSELTIRPAASADAGAIGAIYDEAAAGGSATFATGPHTAEERRAWLAAREARAPVWCGLMADEVVAWSALAPFSHRAWYAGVAEYTVYVAGHHHGRGIGRRMLAALAEAAPRYGYWKLVGMILPENGAGLALALGGGFREVGTHRAHARRQGEWRDVTIVERHLEVPA, from the coding sequence GTGGCGCTCCGCGCCGGTCTATATTCGGAGTCGGTGACCTCCGAGCTGACGATCCGCCCCGCCGCGAGCGCGGATGCCGGCGCGATCGGCGCCATCTACGACGAGGCGGCGGCCGGGGGGTCCGCGACCTTCGCGACCGGGCCGCACACCGCCGAGGAGCGCCGCGCGTGGCTGGCGGCCCGCGAGGCGCGCGCCCCCGTCTGGTGCGGCCTGATGGCCGACGAGGTCGTGGCGTGGTCGGCGCTCGCGCCCTTCTCCCACCGGGCGTGGTACGCGGGGGTGGCGGAGTACACGGTGTACGTCGCCGGCCACCACCACGGCCGCGGGATCGGGCGGAGGATGCTCGCGGCGCTCGCCGAGGCCGCCCCGCGGTACGGCTACTGGAAGCTCGTCGGGATGATCCTGCCCGAGAACGGCGCGGGCCTCGCGCTGGCCCTCGGCGGCGGCTTCCGTGAGGTCGGCACCCACCGCGCCCACGCCCGGCGCCAGGGCGAGTGGCGGGACGTGACGATCGTCGAGCGCCACCTCGAGGTCCCGGCGTGA
- the lipB gene encoding lipoyl(octanoyl) transferase LipB — protein MTRPGVLVRTPVMGYRAAWEVQDRLAAARAAGAIPDVVWLLEHPPTFTAGRHGRREDLFLSDDALAAAGAEFVEVDRGGQMTWHGPGQSVGYAICDLRPGRRVRTFVDGLVGAMGDAAAVAGAAPGADATGLYVGGRKLGSVGIRVRGGVTTHGLALNRDPDLDWFAIMTACGAPGTAATSIAAEGGDPERRRVDDALADALGARLGLDLQPAELADLLPAAAAA, from the coding sequence GTGACCCGCCCCGGCGTCCTCGTGCGCACCCCCGTGATGGGGTACCGCGCGGCGTGGGAGGTCCAGGACCGCCTCGCCGCCGCCCGCGCCGCCGGGGCGATCCCCGACGTCGTCTGGCTGCTGGAGCACCCCCCCACCTTCACCGCCGGCCGGCACGGGCGGCGCGAGGACCTGTTCCTCTCCGACGACGCCCTCGCCGCGGCGGGCGCCGAGTTCGTGGAGGTCGACCGGGGTGGCCAGATGACGTGGCACGGCCCCGGCCAGAGCGTCGGCTACGCGATCTGCGACCTGCGCCCCGGGCGGCGGGTGCGGACGTTCGTGGACGGGCTCGTGGGGGCGATGGGCGACGCGGCCGCCGTCGCCGGGGCCGCCCCCGGCGCCGACGCGACGGGCCTCTACGTCGGGGGCCGCAAGCTCGGGAGCGTCGGCATCCGGGTCCGGGGCGGCGTCACCACGCACGGGCTCGCCCTGAACCGCGACCCCGACCTCGACTGGTTCGCGATCATGACCGCCTGCGGGGCCCCGGGGACCGCGGCCACCTCGATCGCCGCCGAGGGCGGCGACCCCGAACGGCGACGGGTCGACGACGCACTCGCCGACGCGCTCGGCGCACGCCTCGGGCTGGACCTGCAGCCGGCGGAGCTCGCCGACCTCCTCCCGGCGGCCGCGGCGGCCTGA